One window of Penaeus chinensis breed Huanghai No. 1 chromosome 34, ASM1920278v2, whole genome shotgun sequence genomic DNA carries:
- the LOC125043465 gene encoding uncharacterized protein LOC125043465 yields the protein MARKMATETCQDTDAFTACRLIALDKKPGCRPIGVGEVLRRIVGKAIMEVTKDDIKAAVENLQVCAGQKAGGEAAVHAMRTIYSDPDCDAVLLVDATNAFNNINRQAAIHNIRIKCPSLAMYIENLYRKPAKQFICDRHTGNSDTIESAEGTTQGDPVAMAMYAIGLLRMQDHISHEKTQVKQVAYADDLAGAGKINDLRKWWDLIQRHGPQQGYHPNAQKSILIVKPGNVEKAKECFGNLEIQINADGEKYLGAVLGTEQTKETFVKSRVEGWIGEMKRLAKIAKEEPHAAYTAFTFGLKHKWKYLMRAVPNIRHLLQPIEDTIKRDFIPALSGGRNPTDLERAILELPPRMGGMGIINPCKISDTEHQNSVRLTSHLTQHILSEDQQRRMQMAQEVGASNWLTALPIKAKGFSLNKQEFVDALALRYGWHMDGLPQSCSCGSPFNTNHAMTCKTGGFVVIRHDEVRDLTAQMLREVCHDVRVEPDLLPTGGRSFTLRSVNTAEDARLDISARGFWARGQRAFFDVRIFNPMAQSNRNQDLHAAHGRHENDKIREYGERIEEVEQGTFTPLVFTTTGRMAPRAKTFYAILAQQLNFKFLINRCMVLNEHTLTTAASPR from the exons ATGGCAAGAAAAATGGCAACTGAAACCTGCCAAGATACAGACGCCTTCACTGCTTGCCGTCTCATTGCCCTTGATAAAAAGCCAGGCTGCCGCCCTATTGGTGTCGGTGAAGTACTAAGGCGAATAGTAGGGAAGGCAATCATGGAGGTGACAAAAGACGATATTAAGGCTGCAGTAGAAAACTTGCAAGTTTGTGCTGGACAGAAGGCAGGAGGTGAGGCAGCAGTGCATGCAATGAGAACCATATACAGTGACCCTGACTGTGATGCAGTGCTGTTGGTGGATGCAACAAACGCTTTTAACAACATAAACCGTCAAGCAGCAATCCATAATATCAGGATTAAATGCCCCAGTCTGGCGATGTACATAGAGAATTTATACAGAAAACCAGCCAAACAGTTTATATGCGACAGACACACAGGAAATTCTGACACCATTGAATCTGCAGAGGGCACAACCCAAGGCGACCCAGTGGCAATGGCTATGTATGCCATTGGTCTATTAAGAATGCAGGACCATATAAGCCATGAAAAAACGCAGGTGAAACAAGTGGCCTATGCAGATGACCTGGCAGGtgcaggaaaaataaatgacctgAGGAAATGGTGGGACCTGATTCAACGACATGGACCACAACAAGGCTACCATCCCAATGCCCAGAAATCCATATTAATTGTAAAACCCGGAAACGTTGAAAAAGCAAAAGAATGTTTTGGAAACTTGGAGATACAAATTAATGCAGATGGAGAGAAGTATCTTGGAGCTGTCCTAGgaactgaacaaacaaaagaaacttttGTGAAATCCAGAGTAGAAGGATGGATAGGAGAGATGAAACGGTTAGCTAAAATCGCAAAAGAAGAACCACATGCTGCTTATACCGCATTCACCTTTGGCTTAAAGCACAAGTGGAAATATCTGATGAGAGCAGTACCAAACATAAGACACCTCCTACAGCCCATAGAAGACACCATCAAGAGGGATTTCATCCCAGCCCTCTCAGGTGGGCGAAACCCTACAGATCTAGAGAGGGCCATCCTGGAGCTGCCGCCAAGAATGGGAGGCATGGGAATCATCAACCCATGCAAAATATCAGACACGGAGCACCAGAACTCTGTTCGATTAACATCCCATTTGACGCAACATATA CTATCAGAGGACCAGCAGAGAAGAATGCAGATGGCACAGGAAGTGGGGGCATCCAACTGGCTCACGGCACTACCTATTAAAGCCAAAGGTTTTAGCCTAAACAAACAGGAATTTGTTGATGCCTTGGCTTTAAGGTATGGCTGGCATATGGATGGACTTCCACAATCCTGCTCATGTGGCTCCCCCTTCAACACAAATCACGCCATGACTTGTAAGACGGGAGGATTTGTCGTTATACGGCATGATGAAGTCAGGGACCTCACTGCCCAAATGCTCAGGGAAGTCTGCCATGACGTGAGGGTGGAACCAGACCTTCTGCCGACTGGAGGAAGAAGCTTCACCCTGAGATCGGTAAACACCGCAGAGGATGCTCGCCTAGACATCAGCGCCAGAGGATTTTGGGCCCGAGGCCAGAGAGCATTCTTCGATGTAAGGATCTTTAATCCTATGGCGCAGAGCAACAGGAACCAGGATCTACATGCTGCCCACGGAAGGCATGAAAACGACAAGATCCGAGAATATGGAGAACGAATAGAAGAAGTGGAACAAGGGACTTTCACGCCCCTTGTATTCACGACCACAGGAAGAATGGCACCAAGGGCAAAGACCTTCTACGCTATCCTGGCGCAGCAACTG AATTTCAAGTTCCTAATCAATAGATGCATGGTGCTtaatgaacacacactcacaactgcAGCATCACCACGATGA